In Comamonadaceae bacterium OS-1, a single window of DNA contains:
- the vgb gene encoding virginiamycin B lyase has translation MYTLSSFGAGRGRLGLVLALTWGLVACGGGSSDTGETGRAKAAGVPIAGFNKAQWGAKIDISLTPASAANLPNGNVMLWAADGEFSFTNTDARAYATTYNPGTGGFTKRFVNATGSNLFCPGTSMLADGRLLVSGGSQAGNTTIYNYANDTWAAGATLKITRAYNANTVLQDGSVLTLGGSWNGGQGGKHGEVWTEATGWQRLTGVPVDDMVGPDPAGVYRGDNHMWLLPTGNGQVLHAGPSAKMHWIDTRGNGNVRSAGTRGDDPYSMSGNTVMYDIGKILKVGGSPAYQDANATANSYVIDANAGVQVRKIAPMAYARAFHNSVVLPNGQVVVIGGQTLPVPFSDNTAVLVPELFDPVTETFTALPPMTVPRNYHSVALLLPDGRVMAAGGGLCGAGCAGNHPNMEILSPHYLFNADGSPATRPVITAAPAQANYGAVANVTSDAPVTAFALVRMSSTTHTTNNDQRRIPLSFTPTGSNSYALNIPTNPGWAVPGYYMLFALDSAGVPSVAKTLLLGQTSAPLITPVDDQSSGLGSAVSLALQARNPTGVALVYRATGLPPGLALDAATGTIQGTPSTLGRYPVSVEVNNGLHRISTEFVWTVREPGLVQFVKLEALSEVNNNPWSSMAEFNLLDEAGVALNRSGWSILADSQQPGNPAALAIDGDPQTFWHTAWGPDVPLPHSVVVDLGSSQKVSGMRYLPRPGGGNGTVGRFRVYVSGDGANWGTPVAQSNLVDYGANTVEKTVYFNNVAADKPASQSSTVGSATAALVVDRNQDGVLANGSLGLTAAETNAWWEVDLGRIHSLTSLRLWNRTDCCAANLANFYVLVSSTPMAGRTLDQLLADTAVWRSPLNAAAPRSLALPAVTRGRYVRVQLAGTNALGLAEVEVYGTAIANRAPSLATPTVPPVTLGQAVTLNLSASDPDGDALAYTATGLPPGLVLQPISGAVSGTTTAVGTYNVTATATDPAGLQASASFVWTVLSPPVVIAPMAATPSTSNASVAYTATVAGSGPYQYQWDYGDGSPVTAFGTSATTTHTYAAPGLYTVQLTVRSSDGVTSTRSFVQAVTAPALPGAPKASSNLVLEPRSGAGARLWVVNPDNDTVSVFDTATNARVAEIAVAAQPRTLALAPDGRIWVANQGAASISILSPSSLTVVQTVALPRGGQPYGVVVAANGVAYVAQEGLGQLLKLSAAGVVQGTLNVGPNPRHIALSADGNTLLVSRFITKPQPGEATATVQTTLAGAKQGGELVVVDPATLAIRRTVVLQHSDKADSTTQGRGVPNYLGAAALSPDGASAWVPSKQDNIQRGTLRDGQNLDFQNTVRAISSRIAMASLTEDYAARVDHDNSGVASAATYHPSGAYVFVTLEASRHLAVLDATGRRELFRVDTGRAPQGVVVSADGKKLYVHNFMDRSVGVYDLSPLVGFGQMEMPLLATLGSVGAEKLAADVLKGKQFFYDARDTRLARDGYMSCAACHNDGGHDGRTWDFTGRGEGLRNTIRLRGRAGGQGPLHWSGNFDEGQDFEGQIRSLAQGTGLMTDAQFNSGTRSSPLGDAKAGASADLDALAAYMASLNTFEPSPWRNNGVLTSAAVTGQAVFNAQCASCHGGAAFTNSTLGLLKNVGTLQPSSGKRLDGVLTGIDIPTLRDVWLTPPYLHNGSAATIDDAVRAHTTLALSAADVASVSAFVQQIGSEATGVAVGRYVKFEALGEYTGQAWSSMAEFNLLGTNGAVLGRTGWTATADSAELVGENGKAANILDGNTSTIWHTQWYTASPKPPHWVVVDMGSVQSISGFRYTPRSGGGNGTVAAYRLFVSMDGVAWGSPVVQGDLKALGAANLEKTVVFK, from the coding sequence ATGTATACGTTGTCCTCCTTCGGGGCGGGTCGCGGCAGACTGGGTTTGGTATTGGCGCTAACCTGGGGTCTGGTAGCCTGTGGCGGTGGTTCCTCGGATACGGGGGAGACGGGCCGTGCCAAGGCCGCAGGGGTGCCGATTGCTGGCTTCAACAAAGCCCAGTGGGGGGCCAAGATCGACATCAGCCTGACACCCGCCTCGGCCGCCAATTTACCCAACGGCAATGTGATGCTCTGGGCTGCCGATGGCGAGTTTTCGTTTACCAACACCGATGCGCGTGCCTACGCCACCACCTACAACCCCGGCACGGGCGGGTTTACCAAGCGCTTTGTGAATGCCACCGGCAGCAACTTGTTTTGCCCCGGCACCAGCATGTTGGCCGATGGGCGGCTGCTGGTCAGCGGCGGCTCGCAGGCAGGTAACACTACCATTTACAACTACGCCAACGACACCTGGGCAGCCGGTGCCACGCTCAAGATCACCCGTGCCTACAACGCCAACACGGTGCTCCAGGACGGATCGGTCCTCACCCTGGGCGGCTCCTGGAACGGCGGCCAGGGCGGCAAGCATGGCGAAGTCTGGACCGAGGCCACCGGCTGGCAGCGCCTGACCGGCGTGCCGGTGGACGACATGGTCGGCCCCGACCCGGCAGGGGTCTACCGTGGCGACAACCACATGTGGCTGCTGCCCACCGGCAATGGCCAGGTGCTGCATGCCGGTCCGAGCGCCAAGATGCACTGGATCGACACCCGCGGCAACGGCAATGTGCGCTCGGCCGGCACCCGGGGCGACGACCCCTACAGCATGAGCGGCAACACCGTGATGTACGACATTGGCAAAATTCTCAAGGTCGGCGGTTCACCCGCCTACCAGGATGCCAATGCCACCGCCAACAGCTACGTGATTGACGCGAACGCGGGCGTGCAGGTGCGCAAGATCGCCCCCATGGCCTATGCGCGGGCCTTCCACAACAGCGTGGTGCTGCCCAACGGACAGGTCGTGGTGATCGGTGGCCAGACCTTGCCGGTGCCCTTCAGCGACAACACCGCGGTGCTGGTGCCCGAGCTGTTCGATCCAGTCACCGAAACCTTCACTGCGTTGCCGCCCATGACCGTGCCGCGCAACTACCACAGCGTGGCCTTGCTGCTGCCGGATGGCCGGGTGATGGCGGCGGGCGGCGGCCTGTGCGGAGCCGGTTGCGCGGGCAACCACCCCAACATGGAAATTCTCAGCCCGCACTACCTGTTCAACGCCGACGGCAGCCCGGCCACGCGTCCGGTGATCACGGCGGCCCCTGCCCAGGCCAACTACGGCGCCGTGGCGAATGTCACCAGCGATGCCCCGGTCACCGCGTTTGCTCTGGTGCGCATGTCGTCCACCACCCATACGACGAACAACGACCAGCGGCGCATCCCGCTGAGCTTCACACCGACCGGCAGCAACAGCTATGCGCTGAATATCCCCACCAACCCAGGCTGGGCCGTGCCGGGCTACTACATGCTGTTTGCCCTGGACAGTGCTGGCGTGCCGTCGGTGGCCAAGACCTTGCTGCTGGGCCAGACCTCGGCCCCGTTGATCACCCCGGTAGACGACCAGTCCTCGGGCCTGGGCAGCGCGGTCAGCCTGGCGCTGCAAGCCCGCAACCCCACGGGCGTGGCCTTGGTCTACCGCGCCACCGGCCTGCCTCCAGGCCTGGCGCTGGACGCGGCTACCGGCACCATCCAGGGCACACCCAGTACGCTGGGGCGCTACCCGGTGTCGGTCGAGGTGAACAACGGACTCCACCGCATCTCTACCGAATTTGTCTGGACCGTGCGGGAGCCCGGGCTGGTGCAGTTTGTCAAACTCGAAGCCCTGAGCGAAGTCAACAACAACCCCTGGTCGTCCATGGCGGAATTCAATCTGCTTGACGAAGCAGGCGTGGCCTTGAACCGCAGCGGCTGGAGCATTCTGGCCGACAGCCAGCAGCCGGGTAACCCGGCGGCGCTGGCCATCGACGGCGATCCGCAAACCTTCTGGCACACCGCCTGGGGCCCCGATGTACCCTTGCCGCACTCGGTGGTGGTGGATCTGGGTAGCAGCCAGAAGGTCAGCGGTATGCGGTATTTACCTCGGCCTGGAGGTGGCAACGGCACGGTCGGCCGGTTCCGGGTGTACGTCAGTGGCGACGGTGCCAACTGGGGCACGCCAGTGGCCCAAAGCAACCTGGTCGACTACGGTGCCAACACGGTGGAAAAGACCGTCTATTTCAACAACGTCGCCGCGGACAAACCAGCCAGCCAGTCCAGCACCGTCGGTAGTGCCACCGCGGCGCTGGTCGTTGACCGCAACCAGGACGGCGTGCTGGCCAACGGCAGCCTGGGCCTGACCGCTGCCGAGACCAACGCCTGGTGGGAGGTGGACCTGGGCCGCATCCACAGCCTGACCAGCCTGCGGCTGTGGAACCGCACCGACTGCTGCGCCGCCAACCTGGCCAACTTCTACGTGCTGGTGTCCAGCACCCCGATGGCCGGGCGCACACTGGACCAGCTGCTGGCCGACACCGCGGTATGGCGCTCGCCCCTGAACGCGGCCGCGCCGCGCTCGCTGGCCCTGCCCGCCGTGACCCGTGGCCGCTATGTGCGGGTGCAATTGGCGGGTACCAATGCCCTGGGCCTGGCCGAGGTGGAGGTGTATGGCACGGCCATCGCCAACCGTGCGCCCAGCCTGGCTACGCCCACGGTGCCGCCCGTCACACTGGGCCAGGCCGTCACCTTGAACCTGAGCGCCAGCGACCCCGACGGCGATGCCCTTGCGTACACCGCTACCGGCCTGCCGCCGGGCCTGGTGCTGCAGCCCATCTCCGGCGCGGTCAGCGGGACCACCACCGCCGTCGGCACCTACAACGTGACCGCCACGGCTACCGACCCTGCGGGCCTGCAGGCATCGGCCAGCTTTGTCTGGACGGTGCTGAGCCCACCGGTGGTGATTGCCCCCATGGCCGCCACCCCCAGCACCAGCAATGCCAGCGTGGCCTACACCGCCACCGTGGCGGGCAGCGGGCCCTACCAGTACCAGTGGGACTACGGCGACGGCAGTCCGGTCACGGCCTTCGGTACCAGCGCTACCACCACCCACACCTACGCGGCACCGGGCTTGTACACCGTGCAATTAACGGTGCGCAGCAGCGATGGTGTTACCAGCACCCGCAGCTTCGTGCAGGCCGTCACGGCACCCGCCTTGCCCGGCGCGCCCAAAGCGTCGTCCAACCTGGTTCTGGAGCCACGCAGCGGGGCCGGCGCCCGCCTGTGGGTGGTCAACCCGGACAACGACACGGTGTCGGTTTTCGATACTGCCACCAACGCCCGTGTCGCCGAGATCGCCGTGGCGGCCCAGCCGCGCACGCTGGCTTTGGCCCCGGATGGCCGGATCTGGGTGGCCAACCAGGGGGCGGCCAGCATCAGCATCCTCAGCCCCAGCAGCTTGACCGTGGTGCAAACCGTGGCCTTGCCGCGGGGCGGGCAGCCTTATGGCGTGGTGGTTGCGGCCAATGGCGTTGCCTATGTGGCGCAGGAAGGTTTGGGCCAGTTGCTCAAGCTGTCGGCGGCTGGGGTGGTGCAGGGCACGCTGAACGTGGGGCCCAACCCGCGCCACATCGCCCTGAGCGCCGACGGCAACACCCTGCTGGTGTCGCGTTTCATCACCAAACCCCAGCCTGGTGAAGCCACCGCCACGGTGCAAACCACCCTGGCCGGTGCCAAGCAGGGCGGTGAGCTGGTGGTGGTGGACCCGGCCACGCTGGCCATCCGCCGCACCGTGGTGCTGCAGCACAGCGACAAGGCCGACAGCACCACCCAGGGCCGGGGCGTGCCCAACTACCTGGGCGCAGCCGCCCTGTCGCCCGACGGGGCCAGCGCCTGGGTGCCGTCTAAGCAAGACAACATCCAGCGCGGCACGCTGCGTGACGGGCAAAACCTGGACTTCCAGAACACCGTGCGCGCCATCTCTTCGCGTATTGCCATGGCCAGCCTCACCGAAGACTATGCCGCCCGGGTGGACCACGACAATTCGGGCGTCGCCAGTGCCGCCACCTACCACCCCAGCGGGGCCTACGTCTTCGTCACGCTGGAGGCCAGTCGGCACCTGGCGGTGCTGGACGCGACCGGGCGGCGTGAGCTGTTCCGGGTGGACACTGGCCGTGCCCCGCAAGGCGTGGTGGTGTCGGCCGACGGCAAAAAGCTGTACGTGCACAACTTCATGGACCGCAGTGTCGGCGTGTACGACCTGTCGCCGCTGGTCGGCTTCGGCCAGATGGAGATGCCCTTGCTGGCCACCCTGGGCAGCGTGGGTGCCGAGAAGCTGGCCGCCGACGTGCTCAAGGGCAAGCAGTTTTTCTACGATGCCCGTGACACCCGGCTGGCCCGCGACGGCTACATGAGCTGTGCGGCCTGCCACAACGACGGCGGGCACGATGGCCGCACCTGGGACTTCACCGGGCGCGGTGAGGGCCTGCGCAACACCATCCGCCTGCGCGGCCGGGCAGGGGGCCAGGGCCCGCTGCACTGGAGCGGCAACTTCGACGAAGGCCAGGACTTTGAAGGCCAGATCCGCAGTCTGGCCCAAGGCACTGGCTTGATGACCGACGCCCAGTTCAACAGCGGCACCCGCAGCAGCCCCTTGGGCGATGCCAAAGCCGGTGCCAGCGCCGACCTCGATGCCTTGGCCGCCTACATGGCTTCGCTGAACACGTTCGAGCCCAGCCCCTGGCGCAACAACGGTGTCTTGACCAGCGCCGCCGTCACCGGCCAGGCCGTGTTCAATGCCCAGTGCGCCAGCTGCCACGGCGGCGCGGCGTTTACCAACAGCACGCTGGGCCTGCTGAAAAACGTGGGGACCCTCCAACCCAGCAGCGGCAAGCGGCTGGACGGGGTGCTGACCGGTATCGACATCCCCACACTGCGCGATGTATGGCTGACCCCGCCCTACCTGCACAACGGCTCGGCCGCCACCATCGACGATGCCGTGCGGGCCCACACCACCCTGGCTTTGAGCGCCGCCGATGTGGCATCGGTCAGCGCTTTTGTGCAGCAGATCGGGTCCGAGGCCACCGGGGTCGCCGTGGGGCGCTATGTCAAGTTTGAGGCACTGGGCGAGTACACCGGCCAGGCCTGGAGCAGCATGGCCGAATTCAACCTGCTGGGCACCAACGGAGCGGTGCTGGGCCGCACCGGATGGACCGCCACTGCCGACAGCGCCGAGCTGGTGGGTGAAAACGGCAAGGCGGCCAACATCCTGGACGGCAATACCAGCACCATCTGGCACACCCAGTGGTACACCGCCAGCCCCAAGCCGCCGCACTGGGTGGTGGTGGACATGGGGTCGGTGCAATCCATTTCCGGCTTCCGCTACACCCCCCGCTCTGGCGGCGGTAACGGTACGGTGGCGGCCTACCGGCTGTTTGTCAGCATGGACGGCGTGGCCTGGGGCAGCCCGGTGGTGCAGGGTGACCTCAAAGCCTTGGGCGCGGCCAACCTCGAGAAAACTGTCGTCTTCAAGTAG
- the exbD_1 gene encoding biopolymer transport protein ExbD yields MAFGTQDEPDEVMNEINMTPLVDVMLVLLIIFIITIPVMKHAVNIDLPRATNQVQDVKPETIRLSVDAKGDYWWNENPVAEAELVPRLQAEAAREPQPELHIRGDKDVRYERVAQVMAAAQQAGVKKIGFITEPKAP; encoded by the coding sequence ATGGCCTTCGGAACCCAGGACGAACCCGATGAGGTGATGAACGAGATCAACATGACGCCCCTGGTGGACGTGATGCTGGTGCTGCTGATCATCTTCATCATCACCATTCCGGTGATGAAGCACGCCGTCAACATCGACCTACCCCGCGCCACCAACCAGGTGCAGGACGTGAAACCCGAAACCATCCGCCTGAGCGTGGATGCCAAGGGCGACTATTGGTGGAACGAAAACCCGGTGGCCGAGGCCGAGCTGGTCCCCCGCCTGCAAGCCGAAGCCGCCAGGGAGCCACAGCCCGAGCTGCACATCCGCGGCGACAAGGACGTGCGCTACGAACGCGTGGCCCAGGTGATGGCCGCGGCCCAGCAGGCAGGTGTGAAGAAGATTGGCTTTATCACCGAGCCCAAGGCACCGTAA
- the yccA_1 gene encoding modulator of FtsH protease YccA: MNDRYTSTGFGISPSTGAMQEQRNRVMRNTYWLLALSMVPTVLGAWLGVATGITQSLGGGLGLIVFLGGAFGFMYAIEKTKNSAAGVPVLLGFTFFMGLMLSRMIAMVLGFKNGPDLVMTAFAGTAGVFLVMASVASVIKRDISGMGKWLFVGVLVLMVGSIVNIFVGSTAGMMAISVAAIGIFSAYLLYDLKQIIDGGETNYITATLALYLDLFNIFQSLLSLLGIMGGERD, from the coding sequence ATGAACGACCGTTACACCAGCACAGGTTTTGGCATCAGCCCCAGCACCGGTGCTATGCAAGAACAGCGCAACCGTGTCATGCGCAACACTTACTGGCTGTTGGCCCTGAGCATGGTGCCAACGGTATTGGGTGCCTGGCTGGGCGTGGCCACCGGCATCACCCAAAGCCTGGGCGGCGGGTTGGGCCTGATCGTCTTCCTGGGCGGGGCGTTTGGCTTCATGTACGCCATTGAGAAGACCAAGAACTCGGCCGCAGGCGTGCCGGTGTTGCTGGGCTTCACCTTCTTCATGGGCCTGATGCTCTCGCGCATGATCGCCATGGTGCTGGGCTTCAAGAACGGCCCCGACCTGGTCATGACTGCATTTGCCGGTACCGCAGGCGTATTTTTGGTGATGGCCAGCGTAGCCAGCGTCATCAAGCGCGACATCTCCGGCATGGGCAAATGGCTGTTTGTGGGCGTACTGGTGCTGATGGTGGGTAGCATCGTCAACATCTTTGTGGGCTCCACCGCCGGCATGATGGCCATCTCGGTGGCCGCTATCGGTATTTTCAGCGCCTACCTGCTGTACGACCTGAAGCAGATCATCGACGGCGGCGAAACCAACTACATCACCGCCACCCTGGCGCTGTACCTGGACCTGTTCAACATCTTCCAAAGCCTGTTGTCCCTGCTGGGCATCATGGGCGGCGAGCGCGACTAA
- the gcvA_1 gene encoding glycine cleavage system transcriptional activator, producing MAALRRLPPLQSLVFFEAAVRHLSFTAAALELGTSQPAVSQRIGLLEEDLGVPLFKRGHRGVSLTADGLQLFNAVRDSLGGIGEAAASIRARRARQVLTVATDFGFAAYWLMPRLAALRALVPNLDVRIVTTQDPFDIRGEPVDIAVAFGAGQWPGCTAQALFPEIVVPVCSPGFWAAHGLTGQAADLAKLPLLHLESAEPLRWLGWQNWLARHGVASTGESHDLTLNNYPLVIQAAIAGQGVALGWTPLVDDLVRNGQLVAAFAQPTTTAHGYFLVEPTAQRTPEPVQRFRQWIVGECAQALVHSPLLDKKGL from the coding sequence ATGGCAGCACTACGCCGACTCCCTCCGTTGCAAAGCCTGGTCTTTTTTGAGGCCGCGGTACGCCACCTGAGCTTTACCGCCGCCGCCCTGGAGCTGGGCACCAGCCAGCCCGCCGTGAGCCAGCGCATTGGCCTGCTGGAAGAAGATTTGGGCGTGCCGCTGTTCAAGCGCGGGCACCGGGGCGTGTCGCTCACCGCCGACGGCCTGCAGCTCTTTAATGCGGTGCGCGACAGCCTGGGCGGCATTGGCGAGGCCGCCGCCAGCATCCGCGCCCGCCGGGCCCGCCAGGTGCTCACCGTGGCCACCGACTTTGGTTTTGCCGCCTATTGGCTGATGCCCCGCCTGGCCGCGCTGCGGGCGCTGGTGCCCAACCTGGACGTGCGCATCGTCACCACCCAGGACCCGTTCGACATCCGGGGCGAGCCGGTGGACATTGCGGTGGCCTTCGGTGCGGGCCAGTGGCCGGGCTGCACGGCGCAGGCCTTATTCCCCGAGATCGTGGTGCCGGTGTGCAGCCCCGGCTTCTGGGCGGCCCACGGCCTGACCGGGCAGGCCGCCGATCTGGCCAAGTTGCCCCTGCTGCACCTGGAAAGCGCCGAGCCGCTGCGCTGGCTGGGCTGGCAAAACTGGTTGGCGCGGCACGGCGTGGCCAGCACCGGCGAAAGCCACGACCTCACGCTGAACAACTACCCGCTGGTGATCCAGGCCGCCATCGCCGGGCAAGGCGTGGCGCTGGGCTGGACCCCGTTGGTGGACGACCTGGTGCGCAACGGCCAGCTTGTGGCCGCCTTCGCCCAACCCACCACCACGGCCCACGGCTACTTTTTGGTGGAGCCCACCGCCCAGCGCACGCCCGAGCCGGTGCAGCGCTTTCGGCAGTGGATCGTGGGCGAATGCGCGCAGGCTTTGGTGCACAGCCCACTTTTAGATAAAAAAGGCCTCTAG
- the betC gene encoding choline-sulfatase: MAQPNILILMADQLTPSALAAYGNTVSKTPHIDALAAGGVVFESAYTNSPLCAPSRYVFMAGKLPSAIGAYDNAAEMPSEVLTFGHYLRHAGYRTILSGKMHFCGADQLHGFEERLTTDIYPADFGWTPDWDQPEVRPSWYHNMGSVTDAGTCIRSNQLDFDEEVVFLAQQKLFDLARDTDARPFCMVVSMTHPHDPYAIPQQYWDLYRDEDIDMPRVPPIDPAQMDPHSKRLRYVSDMDSTPISAAQTRHARHAYYGAVSYVDEQIGKIRRTLEQTGLADNTIVILLSDHGDMLGERGLWYKMNFFENACRVPLIVHAPQRFQPHRVAASVSLVDILPTLVDMAFEGAAPAAPEALDGRSVWPHLLGTGGHDEVVGEYLGEGAVAPLIMLRRGVHKFVHSPGDPDQLFDLQADPNELKNLATDPAAHDLLQAFRAEVAGRWNMPALRAEVVASQRRRRFHYAAQNQGVPQYWDHQPFQAASQRYMRNHIDLDTLEARARYPVVKA; this comes from the coding sequence ATGGCACAACCGAATATTTTGATCCTGATGGCCGACCAGCTCACGCCCTCGGCGCTGGCCGCGTATGGCAACACCGTCAGCAAGACCCCTCACATCGACGCGCTGGCCGCGGGGGGCGTGGTGTTTGAGTCGGCCTATACCAACAGCCCGCTGTGCGCACCGTCGCGTTATGTGTTCATGGCGGGCAAGCTGCCCTCGGCCATCGGCGCGTACGACAACGCCGCTGAAATGCCGTCGGAGGTGCTGACCTTTGGCCACTACCTGCGCCACGCGGGTTACCGCACCATCCTGTCGGGCAAGATGCATTTTTGCGGGGCCGACCAGTTGCACGGCTTTGAAGAGCGCCTCACCACCGACATCTACCCCGCCGACTTCGGCTGGACCCCCGACTGGGACCAGCCCGAGGTGCGCCCCAGCTGGTACCACAACATGGGCTCCGTCACCGACGCGGGCACCTGCATCCGCAGCAACCAGCTCGATTTCGACGAAGAAGTGGTGTTTCTGGCGCAGCAAAAGCTGTTTGACTTGGCCCGCGACACCGATGCGCGGCCCTTTTGCATGGTGGTGTCGATGACGCACCCGCACGACCCGTATGCCATTCCGCAGCAGTACTGGGACCTGTACCGCGATGAAGACATCGACATGCCGCGCGTGCCGCCGATCGATCCGGCGCAGATGGACCCGCATTCAAAGCGCCTGCGCTATGTGAGCGACATGGACAGCACACCCATCAGCGCCGCGCAGACCCGCCACGCCCGCCACGCCTACTACGGCGCGGTGTCGTACGTGGACGAGCAGATCGGCAAGATCCGCCGCACGCTGGAGCAGACGGGCCTGGCCGACAACACCATCGTCATTTTGCTATCCGACCACGGCGACATGCTGGGCGAGCGCGGGCTTTGGTACAAGATGAACTTCTTTGAAAACGCCTGCCGCGTGCCGCTGATCGTGCATGCGCCCCAGCGTTTCCAGCCGCACCGGGTGGCGGCATCGGTGTCGCTGGTAGACATCTTGCCTACCCTGGTGGACATGGCGTTTGAAGGTGCGGCCCCGGCCGCCCCCGAGGCCCTGGATGGCCGCAGTGTCTGGCCACACCTGCTGGGCACCGGCGGACACGACGAGGTGGTGGGCGAGTACCTGGGCGAGGGCGCAGTGGCACCGCTGATCATGCTGCGGCGGGGCGTGCACAAGTTTGTGCATTCCCCGGGCGACCCGGACCAGTTGTTTGACCTGCAGGCCGACCCGAATGAGTTAAAGAATTTGGCCACGGACCCGGCTGCGCATGACCTGTTGCAGGCCTTCCGCGCCGAGGTGGCTGGGCGCTGGAACATGCCAGCTTTGCGTGCCGAGGTGGTCGCCAGCCAGCGCCGCCGCCGCTTCCACTACGCCGCGCAAAACCAGGGCGTGCCGCAGTACTGGGACCACCAGCCGTTCCAGGCGGCCAGCCAGCGCTATATGCGCAACCACATCGATCTGGACACGCTGGAAGCGCGGGCCCGGTATCCCGTGGTGAAAGCTTGA
- the rlmD gene encoding 23S rRNA (uracil(1939)-C(5))-methyltransferase RlmD, with protein sequence MTDTTETTLLDTLPNGPNYPADSLLVESLDIEAQGVAHKPDGKVVFIKGALPFEVVTANINRKKASFEQATVGAIHRESSQRVRPGCPHFGLHEGACGGCKMQHLHVGAQVAIKQRVLEDNLWHLGKLKADSILRPIEGPAWAYRYRARLSVRYVRKKGEVLVGFHERKSGYVADMKVCPVLPPHVSALLLPLRALIGGMDARETLPQIELACGDTVTAMVLRHMEALSAGDLAQLRAFGTLHNVQWWLQPKGPDSIHLLEEGGDQLAYALPEFGITMPFKPTDFTQVNPQINRVLVVRALRLLDVQKTERVIDWFCGLGNFTLPLATLAGEVLGIEGSEALVARSRENYKLNQALALDASALAATKFVARNLFEMTPELLMADGSADKWLIDPPREGAFALVQALAALHQDPALRQGWTPPTRIVYVSCNPATLARDADVLVHQAGYRCVSAGMVNMFPHTAHVESMAVFELEA encoded by the coding sequence ATGACCGACACCACGGAAACCACGCTTCTCGATACGCTCCCCAACGGGCCGAATTACCCTGCCGACAGCTTGCTGGTCGAATCGCTCGACATCGAAGCCCAGGGCGTGGCCCACAAACCCGACGGCAAAGTTGTGTTCATCAAGGGCGCGCTGCCGTTCGAGGTGGTCACCGCCAACATCAACCGCAAAAAAGCCAGCTTCGAGCAGGCCACCGTGGGGGCCATCCACCGCGAGTCGTCCCAGCGCGTGCGGCCCGGCTGCCCACACTTTGGTTTGCACGAAGGCGCTTGCGGCGGCTGCAAGATGCAGCATTTGCACGTGGGCGCGCAGGTGGCCATCAAGCAACGCGTGCTGGAAGACAACCTCTGGCACCTGGGCAAGCTCAAGGCCGACAGTATTTTGCGGCCCATCGAAGGCCCGGCCTGGGCTTACCGCTACCGGGCGCGGCTGTCGGTGCGCTATGTGCGCAAAAAAGGCGAGGTGCTGGTGGGTTTCCACGAGCGCAAGAGCGGCTACGTGGCCGACATGAAGGTCTGCCCGGTGCTGCCGCCGCACGTCAGCGCCTTGCTGCTGCCGCTGCGCGCCCTGATTGGCGGCATGGACGCACGCGAAACCCTGCCGCAGATCGAGCTGGCCTGTGGCGACACCGTCACGGCCATGGTTTTGCGCCACATGGAGGCCCTGAGCGCGGGCGATCTGGCGCAACTGCGGGCGTTTGGCACTTTGCACAACGTGCAGTGGTGGCTGCAGCCCAAGGGGCCGGACAGCATCCATCTGCTGGAGGAGGGCGGCGACCAGCTGGCCTATGCGCTGCCCGAGTTCGGCATCACCATGCCCTTCAAACCCACCGATTTCACCCAGGTGAACCCGCAGATCAACCGTGTGCTGGTGGTGCGGGCGCTGCGTTTGCTGGACGTGCAGAAGACCGAGCGGGTGATCGACTGGTTCTGCGGCCTGGGCAATTTCACCCTGCCGCTGGCCACCCTGGCGGGCGAGGTGCTGGGCATTGAAGGCAGCGAGGCCTTGGTGGCCCGCTCGCGCGAGAATTACAAGCTCAATCAGGCCCTAGCGCTGGATGCGTCGGCGCTGGCAGCTACTAAGTTTGTAGCGCGCAACCTATTCGAGATGACCCCCGAGTTGCTGATGGCCGATGGCAGCGCCGACAAGTGGCTGATCGATCCACCGCGCGAAGGCGCTTTTGCGCTGGTACAGGCCTTGGCCGCATTGCACCAAGACCCTGCTTTGCGCCAGGGCTGGACACCGCCGACGCGCATCGTCTACGTGAGCTGCAACCCGGCCACGCTGGCCCGTGATGCCGACGTGCTGGTGCACCAGGCGGGTTACCGATGTGTCTCGGCCGGGATGGTGAATATGTTTCCGCACACTGCCCATGTGGAGAGCATGGCGGTGTTCGAACTGGAAGCTTAA